The sequence GTTACCTGCCGATTCCCAAAAAGCTGGCACGTGCCGGCGTCAAGGATATGGTGCGGGTTTCTGACGGGCGCATGAGTGGCACCGCCAGTGGCACGATCGTGCTGCACGTCACGCCGGAATCGGCCATCGGCGGTCCGCTGGCCTATGTCAAAAATGGCGATCGTATCCGCCTGTCAGTCAAGGAACGGTCGATTAACTTGCTGATTTCGGACGCCGAGCTAGCGCAGCGGACACGCGAAAACCCGATTGTCCGGCCGACTGCAGAGCGCGGTTACCGCCATTTATTTCTGAAAACGGTAACTCAGGCGGACAAAGGAGTTGACTTCGATTTTTTGCGACCGGCTGATGCAAGGCCGGACAGTGAATCTAACGAATAGCGAATGCCTTCAATCCATCCCGTGTCTCAGTGAAATTCATAGACTATGCAAAAACCACTTAAACCAGAATCCCTCCTGATCAAGGATATCGATACCGCATCACAAGTGCGCAAAGCGATCGAAACACTGGAAGAAGATATCGCGTTCGGTTATATGCATCCGCGTGAACGATTGGTCGAAGACGAACTGCTTGAACGCTTTGGTTTAAAACGCCATGTCGTGCGGCAGGTACTCGCTGAGCTGGAACAGATGGGACTCGTCGAACGGAAAAAAATGCCGGTGCCCTGGTTAAGTCCTATACCGTCAAGGAAGTCATCGATCTTTATATCGTGCGCGATATTCTGGAAACCAACTGCGCCCGACAAATCACCCTGCCGGTGCCACCGGAAAAACTGGCAGCACTGGAAGATATTCAACGACAGCATGACGCCGCAGTCATCGACGGCAATCTCCATGTGGCGTTCAGAATGAATCTGGCTTTTCACAAGACCTTATTTGCGCTATCCGATAATTCCATATTGACCGAACTCATTGCACTGGCGGCGCAACGCACGCATGTTATTCGCTCATTGACAATAGTTATTCCACAAATTCTGGAGCAAGCACGCCAGGATCATCATCAGATGATCGATGCCTTGCGAACCGGGAATCAGGATCGCTTAGTGGAATTATGTCGCGGCCATCTTTTACCTTCGCGGGATGCTTATATCGAACAGCATCGCCGCTTGGCGTATTCCGACGAACGTGCCGGCTTGAAACCGCAACCCGGCTAATCAGCACCAATCACACCAATTGGCATTCTGGAGAATTAGATGATTAACAGTATTGAGAAACCAAACGCATTAACCCGTTTTTCAGAAACGACGGATGATACTGAGCGCTGTCTCGCGCCCTTGCCTGATATTGAATCACCGTTATTTACTATACCAGTCGGCGCTTGCGATACGCATGCGCATGTAGTTATCCACGATCCTGCTCATCCGATGGCGCCTAACCGCAGTTACACGCCACCCGCCGCCCCGGAAGACAGCTATCTGGCCATGTTGAATGCCATGCGGATATCGCGCGGCGTGCTCATTCAGATTAGCGTCATGGGCACGGATAACAGTTATATGTTGAAAGTACTGCGCAATAATCCGGATCGACTTCGTGGCGTGGCGGTAGTTGATACCAGTATTACCGATAAGGAGTTACTCGACATGCACGAAGCGGGTGTGCGTGGATTACGCATCAATACACTCTTCGGTGGTGGCGTCAATTTCGATGCGCTGGAAAAACTCGCACCCCGGGTGGAAGAAATGGGATGGAATATGCAATTCCTGATGGATGCGCGGCAGTTACCGGAATTAATGCCCAGAATGCGCGCCCTGCCATGCACCTGTGTGATCGATCACATGGGACATATGCCAATGCCCGCCGGACTCGATGACCCGGGAACCCGGGCACTTTTCAGTCTGGTAAAAGACCATGGCTTTTGGGTCAAATTATCCGGCGCTTACCGGATGTCCGAGCTTTATCCCGAATTTCCGGATGTCACACCATTGGCCAGAGCATTGATTGATCTAGCCCCGGATCGCATGGTGTGGGGAAGTGATTGGCCACACGTCGCCATCAAACATATGCCGGATACCGGCCATATGCTAAACCTTTTGCAAACATGGGCCCCGGATGAAAAAGTAAGAAATAAAATTTTAGTAGATAACCCCGCAGTTTTATATGGCTTTTAATTATCAAACCTCACTAAAAGGAAAACCATAACCTTTCTTTTGAATATTTATTGCACATTCCAGAAATTAATAAATATTCAGGCCCTTACAATTAAATAAAGAAGTACACAATTAAAATAATATACTGGAGATAATATGAGTTGGTATTCGGATCTTAATCGCACGGAAAAGCGGACTTTTATTGCTGCCTTTGGAGGATGGGCATTAGATGCACTTGACTTCATGGTATTTACTTTTGTGATTGCCACATTGATGCACCTGTGGGGAATCAGCAAGGCAGAAGCCGGCATGCTTGGTACCGTGACGCTATTATTTTCTGCCATTGGCGGTTGGGGCGCAGGGATGCTTGCCGATCGCTATGGCCGCGTAAAAATTTTACAGATTACTATTCTCTGGTTCACGGTTTGTACCGTGTTAATCGGATTCGCACAGAATGTGGAACAAATCTTCGTACTGCGCGCACTTCAAGGATTAGGTTTCGGCGGCGAATGGGCAGTCGGTTCAGTGTTGATGGGTGAAATAATCCGCTCGGAGCATCGCGGTAAAGCCGTCGGTACCGTGCAGAGTGGTTGGGCGGTTGGCTGGGGAATTGCGGCCTTGCTTTATACGGCAGCATTTTCGTTTTTACCCGAGAATTATGCATGGCGTGCCATGTTCTGGGTCGGGATCATTCCTGCGCTGCTGGTCGTCTATATTCGAAAGCATGTTCCCGAGCCTGAAGTCTTCAAAAGAACGCAGGCCATCCAGGCGAATTCTGCC comes from Actimicrobium sp. CCC2.4 and encodes:
- a CDS encoding GntR family transcriptional regulator, with product MRDILETNCARQITLPVPPEKLAALEDIQRQHDAAVIDGNLHVAFRMNLAFHKTLFALSDNSILTELIALAAQRTHVIRSLTIVIPQILEQARQDHHQMIDALRTGNQDRLVELCRGHLLPSRDAYIEQHRRLAYSDERAGLKPQPG
- a CDS encoding amidohydrolase family protein, translating into MINSIEKPNALTRFSETTDDTERCLAPLPDIESPLFTIPVGACDTHAHVVIHDPAHPMAPNRSYTPPAAPEDSYLAMLNAMRISRGVLIQISVMGTDNSYMLKVLRNNPDRLRGVAVVDTSITDKELLDMHEAGVRGLRINTLFGGGVNFDALEKLAPRVEEMGWNMQFLMDARQLPELMPRMRALPCTCVIDHMGHMPMPAGLDDPGTRALFSLVKDHGFWVKLSGAYRMSELYPEFPDVTPLARALIDLAPDRMVWGSDWPHVAIKHMPDTGHMLNLLQTWAPDEKVRNKILVDNPAVLYGF